A genomic segment from Gilvibacter sp. SZ-19 encodes:
- the nrfD gene encoding NrfD/PsrC family molybdoenzyme membrane anchor subunit, with translation MASHYEAPIRRPLVTGNKTYSDVTRDVAAPVEGTANKQWWIVFSIALVAFLWGIGCIVYTVSTGVGTWGLNKTVGWAWDITNFVWWVGIGHAGTLISAVLLLFRQKWRMAINRSAEAMTIFSVIQAGLFPIIHMGRPWLAYWVLPIPNQFGSLWVNFNSPLLWDVFAISTYLSVSLVFWWTGLLPDFAMIRDRAITPFTKRIYSILSFGWSGRAKDWQRFEEVSLVLAGLATPLVLSVHTIVSFDFATSVIPGWHTTIFPPYFVAGAIFSGFAMVNTLLIIMRKVSNLENYITIQHIELMNIVIMITGSIVGVAYITELFIAWYSGVEYEQYAFLNRATGPYWWAYWAMMTCNVFSPQFMWFPKLRRSIMFSFFISIVVNIGMWFERFVIIVTSLHRDYLPSSWTMFSPTFVDIGIFIGTIGFFFVLFLLYARTFPVIAQAEVKSILKSSGDRYKNLRAEQGDDAPHYTMPNTAAKVEAAPAASLSEADKEAGINTLMSKLGSFNPETDTADDLKKISGVGPKMEEKLHQLGIYTFDQVSKMTDAEYDLLDSIIGEFPGRAKRDDWAGQANELKNQ, from the coding sequence ATGGCATCGCATTACGAAGCACCCATTAGAAGACCTTTAGTAACAGGTAACAAAACTTACAGTGACGTCACCCGTGACGTGGCTGCACCTGTTGAAGGTACTGCCAACAAGCAATGGTGGATAGTTTTTTCCATTGCACTGGTTGCATTTTTATGGGGAATAGGATGTATCGTTTACACCGTTTCTACAGGAGTTGGAACCTGGGGTCTTAACAAGACCGTAGGTTGGGCCTGGGATATCACCAACTTCGTTTGGTGGGTAGGTATTGGTCACGCGGGAACGCTGATCTCTGCGGTACTGCTCTTATTCCGTCAGAAATGGAGAATGGCAATTAACCGATCTGCAGAGGCGATGACCATCTTCTCGGTAATTCAGGCTGGTTTGTTCCCGATCATCCACATGGGACGTCCTTGGTTGGCGTACTGGGTACTACCTATTCCAAACCAATTTGGTTCGCTGTGGGTAAACTTCAACTCACCACTACTTTGGGACGTATTCGCGATCTCTACCTATTTATCAGTTTCTTTGGTATTCTGGTGGACAGGATTATTGCCTGACTTCGCGATGATCCGCGATAGAGCGATCACTCCTTTTACTAAGAGAATTTACAGCATCCTTTCTTTCGGATGGTCTGGACGTGCCAAAGACTGGCAGCGTTTTGAGGAAGTATCTCTGGTACTTGCCGGTTTGGCAACGCCACTTGTACTTTCTGTACACACTATTGTATCCTTTGACTTCGCCACTTCGGTTATTCCAGGTTGGCACACCACGATCTTCCCACCGTACTTCGTTGCTGGGGCGATCTTCTCAGGATTCGCAATGGTAAACACCCTACTTATCATTATGCGTAAGGTGTCTAACTTAGAGAACTATATTACTATCCAGCACATCGAGCTAATGAACATTGTGATCATGATCACAGGTTCTATTGTAGGTGTTGCGTATATCACAGAGCTTTTCATCGCATGGTATTCTGGAGTAGAGTACGAACAGTACGCTTTCCTTAACCGTGCCACCGGACCTTACTGGTGGGCGTACTGGGCCATGATGACCTGTAACGTATTCTCTCCGCAGTTCATGTGGTTCCCTAAACTTAGAAGAAGCATCATGTTCTCTTTCTTCATCTCGATCGTAGTAAACATCGGTATGTGGTTTGAGCGTTTTGTGATCATCGTGACTTCATTGCACCGCGATTACTTGCCTTCTTCTTGGACGATGTTCTCACCAACTTTTGTTGATATTGGGATCTTTATCGGAACCATCGGATTCTTCTTCGTATTGTTCCTGCTTTATGCGAGAACCTTCCCGGTAATTGCTCAGGCAGAGGTGAAGTCGATCCTTAAATCTTCTGGAGATCGTTACAAAAATCTAAGAGCAGAGCAAGGTGACGATGCCCCGCATTACACTATGCCAAATACAGCAGCCAAGGTTGAAGCAGCTCCGGCAGCTAGCCTATCCGAAGCAGATAAGGAAGCAGGCATCAATACTTTGATGAGCAAGCTTGGTAGCTTTAATCCGGAAACGGACACTGCAGATGACCTCAAGAAGATCTCTGGAGTTGGTCCTAAAATGGAAGAAAAATTACATCAACTCGGTATCTACACCTTTGATCAGGTGAGCAAGATGACCGATGCAGAATACGATCTATTAGACAGCATTATTGGCGAGTTCCCAGGACGTGCAAAGCGCGACGATTGGGCTGGTCAAGCTAATGAACTTAAAAATCAATAA
- a CDS encoding DUF3341 domain-containing protein, translated as MASKVIHALYTDDDILLNAVKETRKAHYHIEEVYTPFPVHGLEKAMGLADTRIAICSFLYGLVGLSVAITMMNFIMIEDWPQNIGGKPSFSYIENMPAFVPIMFEMTVFFAAHLMVITFYMRSKLWPFKKAENPDVRTTDDHFLMEVDLGGHSAEEVSKFLTGTGATELKIVEKESDH; from the coding sequence ATGGCTTCAAAAGTAATTCACGCACTTTACACAGACGACGACATTCTGTTGAATGCCGTTAAGGAGACCCGTAAGGCACACTATCATATAGAAGAGGTGTACACGCCTTTCCCGGTTCACGGACTAGAGAAAGCAATGGGCCTTGCAGATACGAGAATCGCCATCTGTTCTTTCTTGTATGGATTGGTTGGACTCTCTGTAGCGATCACTATGATGAACTTCATTATGATCGAGGATTGGCCACAGAACATCGGTGGTAAACCGAGTTTCAGCTATATCGAGAACATGCCTGCCTTTGTGCCGATCATGTTTGAGATGACGGTATTCTTTGCAGCGCACCTTATGGTAATTACCTTTTATATGCGCTCTAAGCTTTGGCCATTCAAAAAAGCTGAGAATCCAGATGTACGTACCACAGACGATCACTTCTTAATGGAAGTTGATCTTGGTGGACACAGTGCAGAAGAAGTCTCTAAATTCCTAACCGGAACTGGAGCAACAGAACTTAAAATAGTAGAAAAGGAATCAGACCACTAG
- a CDS encoding SPOR domain-containing protein, with protein MKGREIKMLILGLVGLFCSSSLSAQQGRVTVNADPQINELLALKKSMEKDNKLADGYTIQLYYGELNTANSTLRKYRNSFSAWPASIEYETPNYKVWVGNFSTRLEADQALVKIQEKFPAAFPIKRSRAKKKDD; from the coding sequence ATGAAAGGAAGAGAAATTAAAATGTTGATTTTAGGTCTTGTAGGCCTGTTTTGTAGTTCGAGTTTATCGGCCCAACAGGGCCGTGTTACCGTAAATGCGGATCCGCAGATAAATGAGCTGCTCGCCCTTAAAAAATCCATGGAAAAGGACAACAAACTAGCCGATGGCTATACCATACAGCTCTATTACGGCGAGCTCAATACAGCAAATTCCACTTTACGCAAGTACAGAAACAGTTTTTCCGCTTGGCCGGCAAGCATAGAATACGAAACCCCAAATTACAAAGTTTGGGTGGGTAACTTTAGCACCCGCCTCGAAGCCGATCAGGCCTTGGTTAAGATTCAAGAAAAGTTTCCAGCTGCCTTTCCAATAAAGCGAAGCAGGGCCAAGAAAAAAGACGATTAA
- a CDS encoding cytochrome c translates to MKRLLNLSLIFAAALSLVGCFDESKPNYQYMPNMYEPIGYETYGEYEIFENGQSALLPAPGSIPRGWMPYDYADTPAGKELATVELKNPHSVTQENLDKGKELYDIYCAVCHGSKGDGQGILMKNEVFLGIPSYADPGRNITEGSIYHVQMYGLNSMGSYASQTNELERWQITMHVQNLMAALKGTEPLTVVEPEAAAADAMEMMSDDAHGDDSHNDTDEAH, encoded by the coding sequence ATGAAGCGTTTATTAAACCTATCCTTAATTTTTGCAGCGGCCTTGTCGTTGGTAGGTTGTTTTGACGAAAGCAAGCCAAACTACCAGTACATGCCAAATATGTATGAGCCTATCGGTTACGAGACCTATGGCGAATACGAGATCTTTGAGAATGGTCAGTCGGCCTTATTGCCTGCACCAGGTTCTATTCCACGCGGTTGGATGCCATATGATTATGCAGATACTCCAGCCGGAAAAGAACTAGCTACTGTTGAACTTAAAAATCCGCATTCAGTTACACAAGAGAACTTGGATAAAGGAAAAGAACTATACGACATTTACTGTGCAGTATGTCACGGAAGCAAAGGTGACGGTCAAGGTATCCTTATGAAGAACGAAGTGTTCTTAGGGATTCCGTCTTATGCTGATCCAGGACGTAATATCACCGAAGGAAGTATCTATCACGTACAGATGTACGGATTGAACTCCATGGGATCTTATGCCTCTCAGACCAATGAATTAGAGCGTTGGCAGATCACCATGCACGTACAAAACCTTATGGCTGCGCTTAAAGGAACTGAACCTTTAACTGTAGTGGAGCCTGAAGCTGCTGCTGCGGATGCCATGGAAATGATGAGTGATGACGCTCACGGCGACGACTCACACAACGATACAGACGAAGCACATTAA
- a CDS encoding c-type cytochrome, producing MKKVTHRSLTTRLSLTLLAFLLSFSTLTFGQEPAAADAAAQAAPAADLGGDPVAGKQLFNANCAACHKLYQKMTGPALFGVGDKYEKEWLYKWIRNSQELIKSGDAQAVAISNEYNGAVMNAFPALSDEDIDNIIAYTYTPKPVPTTPVATEQAGGGGGGVSSDIILAVLALVFLMLAIMLFLVNKTLKRIAVANGVEYEDKDRADRLPIWKAFAQNQFLVLVSAIFLLLASGYFAYGWMMQVGVDQGYAPVQPIHYSHRIHAGTNQIDCKYCHSSARKSKHSGIPSLNVCMNCHKNIAQVGDKTYQEGISEYQIDYNKEIQKLYDAVGWDRDNQRYTGETKPVKWVRIHNLPDFAYFNHSQHVTVAGVECQTCHGPVEEMEIMYQYSSLTMGWCINCHRETNVKLESNEYYAKIHESLSKEYDFPTLTAAQNGGLECGKCHY from the coding sequence ATGAAAAAGGTGACACACCGTTCGTTAACTACCAGATTATCACTCACTTTATTAGCATTTCTGCTATCGTTTTCAACCCTTACTTTTGGTCAAGAGCCAGCTGCTGCTGACGCTGCTGCCCAAGCTGCACCCGCTGCCGATCTAGGTGGTGATCCTGTTGCTGGGAAACAGTTGTTCAATGCCAACTGTGCTGCTTGTCACAAACTGTATCAGAAAATGACTGGTCCAGCACTGTTTGGTGTTGGAGACAAATACGAGAAAGAGTGGCTTTACAAATGGATCCGCAACTCACAGGAGCTGATCAAATCCGGTGACGCTCAAGCCGTTGCTATTTCTAACGAGTACAACGGAGCGGTAATGAATGCATTCCCGGCCTTGTCAGACGAAGATATTGACAATATCATCGCCTACACTTACACTCCAAAACCTGTGCCAACAACTCCTGTTGCTACAGAACAAGCTGGCGGTGGAGGCGGAGGCGTTTCCAGCGACATCATCTTGGCTGTCTTGGCATTAGTGTTCTTGATGCTAGCCATCATGCTGTTCTTGGTTAACAAAACCCTAAAAAGAATTGCCGTTGCTAACGGTGTTGAATACGAAGATAAAGATCGTGCAGACCGTCTGCCGATCTGGAAAGCTTTTGCGCAAAACCAGTTCTTGGTGTTGGTAAGCGCGATCTTCTTGCTTTTGGCAAGTGGTTATTTCGCCTACGGTTGGATGATGCAAGTTGGTGTTGACCAAGGATATGCTCCGGTACAACCGATTCACTATTCACACAGAATCCACGCCGGAACTAACCAGATCGACTGTAAGTACTGTCACAGTTCTGCTCGCAAGAGTAAGCACTCTGGGATTCCTTCTTTGAATGTTTGTATGAACTGTCATAAGAACATCGCTCAGGTTGGAGACAAAACTTACCAAGAAGGTATTTCTGAATACCAGATCGATTACAACAAAGAGATTCAAAAATTATACGACGCTGTTGGATGGGACAGAGACAATCAGCGTTACACCGGAGAGACCAAACCGGTCAAGTGGGTGCGCATCCACAACCTTCCGGATTTCGCATACTTCAACCACTCACAGCACGTAACTGTTGCGGGTGTGGAATGTCAGACCTGTCACGGTCCTGTAGAGGAAATGGAGATCATGTATCAGTATTCCTCATTAACCATGGGTTGGTGTATCAACTGTCACCGCGAAACCAATGTTAAACTAGAGAGCAACGAGTACTACGCTAAGATTCACGAGTCGCTTTCTAAAGAGTATGACTTCCCAACCCTAACTGCTGCGCAAAACGGCGGATTGGAATGTGGAAAATGTCACTACTAA
- a CDS encoding TAT-variant-translocated molybdopterin oxidoreductase, which yields MASNKKYWKSVEELKDHSPILETLRQNEFVEPIPTDEFLGDTQTMEQSSTSRRDFLKFVGFSTAAATLAACEGPVIKSIPYVNAPDEIVPGVANYYATTIADGFDFASVLIKTREGRPIKVESNDLAVHNGSVNARVHASVLSMYDTQRLAGPMIGGEAATWAEFDSQMAAKLNAMAGQEVVLLTQTFASPSTSKLIAEFTAKYPNVKHVVYDTVSSSEALDAYQNKFGVRGLADYDFSKAEVIVSVGADILGDWQGGGYDAGYSAGRVPKNGKMSRHIQFESNMTLSGANADKRVAVKPSDLKKIMNALNGGSTAGLSDKVAEAVRNAKAQLAAAGSRGVVVCGAEDVACQAMVLDMNANSVVMDAAKPRMVRQGSKAEVLKVLNGVKNGTVKGLIAVGVDPVYSFPGNGFAEAFANLELSATFAMKANATAAASQFVGATPHYLESWGDAQIKMGYFSLQQPTIRPLFDTRSFQDTLLAWMESDKTYYDYIKDTWASILGGASWNEALQDGVFRSDVEVAVDAATANTDTTLEDATSNGAQDGAAGGMELLLYTNTAIGDGRQANNPWLQEMPDPITRASWDNYLTMAAADAAAMGIVNENVANGALNGSYANVTVGDVTLTNVPVYIQPGQAKGTVGLALGYGQTNAIQKEMQTGVNAYALYNGFNLMQAGVKVEKASGMHEFACVQLHNTMMGRDIIRETTLDVYKDGDVHDWNPIPEVSKDHQEIPVTSPDADLWDPFDRSIGHHFNMSIDLNACTGCGACVIACHAENNVPVVGKSEVRRSRDMHWLRIDRYYSSEEDFAADAKKKDDMSGLWGDNGSLGGFGEMEDPAENPQVAFMPVMCQHCNHAPCETVCPVAATSHGRQGQNHMAYNRCVGTRYCANNCPYKVRRFNWFLYNENDEFNYHMNNDLGRMVLNPDVVVRSRGVMEKCSMCIQMTQKTILDAKRDGRPVKDGEFQTACSNACSAGAITFGDINDHSSEIYKKKKDSRMYHLLEAVGTEPNVMYQVKVRNTKES from the coding sequence ATGGCATCGAACAAGAAATACTGGAAAAGTGTTGAGGAGCTGAAAGATCACAGCCCTATTCTTGAGACGCTACGACAAAACGAATTCGTTGAACCGATTCCTACAGATGAGTTCCTTGGGGACACTCAGACCATGGAGCAGTCTTCGACTTCCAGACGTGACTTCTTAAAATTCGTTGGATTTTCTACCGCAGCAGCTACCTTGGCTGCCTGTGAGGGTCCAGTAATTAAATCCATTCCGTATGTGAACGCTCCGGATGAGATCGTTCCTGGGGTGGCTAATTATTACGCGACCACTATCGCAGACGGTTTTGATTTTGCCAGCGTGCTTATCAAGACACGTGAGGGAAGACCTATCAAAGTTGAATCTAACGATTTGGCCGTGCATAACGGAAGCGTGAACGCTCGTGTTCATGCCTCTGTACTTTCTATGTACGATACGCAGCGTTTAGCTGGGCCAATGATCGGTGGAGAAGCAGCGACTTGGGCGGAGTTTGACAGCCAAATGGCTGCTAAGCTCAACGCAATGGCTGGGCAAGAAGTAGTATTGCTTACACAGACCTTTGCTAGTCCTTCTACTTCAAAATTGATTGCCGAGTTCACTGCCAAGTATCCAAACGTTAAGCACGTAGTTTACGATACGGTTTCTAGCTCTGAAGCTTTAGATGCCTACCAGAATAAATTTGGTGTACGCGGTTTGGCAGATTACGATTTCTCTAAAGCAGAGGTGATCGTTTCTGTTGGAGCTGATATTCTTGGAGATTGGCAAGGTGGCGGATACGATGCTGGCTATTCTGCCGGACGTGTTCCTAAGAACGGGAAAATGTCTCGTCACATTCAGTTCGAATCCAATATGACCTTATCTGGTGCTAATGCAGACAAACGTGTTGCTGTTAAGCCATCAGACCTTAAAAAGATAATGAATGCCCTTAACGGAGGATCTACCGCTGGGCTTTCCGATAAAGTTGCAGAAGCTGTTCGCAACGCAAAAGCTCAACTTGCTGCTGCAGGTTCACGAGGAGTCGTTGTTTGCGGAGCAGAAGATGTTGCTTGCCAGGCTATGGTGTTAGACATGAACGCTAACTCTGTAGTTATGGACGCTGCTAAACCTCGTATGGTTCGCCAAGGGAGTAAAGCAGAAGTACTTAAAGTATTAAATGGGGTTAAGAACGGAACTGTAAAAGGATTGATCGCCGTTGGTGTTGATCCGGTTTACTCTTTCCCTGGAAATGGTTTTGCAGAAGCTTTCGCTAATCTTGAGCTGAGTGCAACCTTCGCAATGAAGGCCAATGCCACCGCAGCGGCTTCTCAGTTTGTAGGTGCAACGCCTCACTACTTGGAGTCTTGGGGTGATGCTCAGATCAAAATGGGTTACTTCAGTTTGCAACAACCAACCATTCGTCCGTTGTTTGACACACGTTCTTTCCAAGATACGCTACTAGCGTGGATGGAGAGCGACAAGACTTATTACGATTATATTAAGGACACTTGGGCGTCTATCCTTGGAGGAGCTTCTTGGAACGAGGCCTTACAAGATGGTGTCTTTAGAAGTGATGTTGAAGTGGCCGTAGATGCTGCGACAGCAAACACAGATACAACTCTAGAAGATGCTACTTCTAATGGAGCTCAAGATGGAGCGGCCGGAGGAATGGAGTTACTTCTTTATACAAACACCGCAATTGGTGATGGGCGTCAGGCTAACAACCCTTGGTTGCAAGAAATGCCAGACCCGATCACACGCGCTTCTTGGGATAACTACTTGACCATGGCTGCTGCAGATGCTGCTGCAATGGGTATCGTTAACGAGAATGTTGCCAACGGTGCTTTGAACGGATCTTACGCCAATGTGACCGTAGGAGATGTAACCCTTACTAATGTACCTGTATATATTCAGCCGGGACAGGCTAAGGGAACTGTTGGACTTGCTTTAGGTTACGGGCAGACCAACGCTATTCAGAAAGAAATGCAAACCGGAGTGAACGCCTATGCGCTTTACAACGGATTCAACTTGATGCAAGCAGGTGTAAAGGTAGAGAAAGCCTCTGGAATGCACGAATTTGCTTGTGTTCAGTTGCACAATACTATGATGGGTCGCGATATCATTCGCGAAACCACCTTAGATGTATATAAGGACGGAGATGTACACGATTGGAACCCGATTCCAGAAGTGTCTAAGGATCACCAGGAAATTCCTGTGACCTCTCCAGACGCCGATCTTTGGGATCCGTTTGACAGATCTATCGGTCACCACTTTAATATGTCTATCGACCTGAACGCTTGTACAGGTTGTGGGGCTTGTGTGATCGCTTGTCATGCAGAGAACAACGTTCCTGTAGTAGGAAAATCAGAAGTGCGTCGCAGCCGCGATATGCACTGGTTGCGTATTGACCGCTACTACTCCTCAGAAGAAGACTTTGCAGCGGATGCAAAGAAGAAAGACGATATGTCTGGACTTTGGGGAGACAATGGTTCTCTAGGAGGATTCGGAGAAATGGAAGATCCGGCAGAGAATCCGCAGGTTGCCTTTATGCCAGTGATGTGTCAGCACTGTAATCACGCTCCTTGTGAGACCGTGTGTCCAGTAGCCGCTACTTCTCACGGGCGTCAAGGTCAGAACCACATGGCTTACAACCGTTGTGTAGGTACACGTTACTGTGCGAACAACTGTCCTTATAAAGTACGTCGCTTCAACTGGTTCTTGTACAACGAGAACGACGAGTTCAACTACCACATGAACAACGACCTTGGTCGTATGGTATTGAACCCAGATGTAGTAGTGCGTTCACGTGGAGTTATGGAGAAATGTTCTATGTGTATTCAAATGACACAGAAGACCATTCTAGACGCTAAGCGTGACGGACGTCCTGTTAAAGACGGTGAATTCCAAACCGCTTGTTCTAATGCTTGTTCTGCAGGAGCAATCACTTTTGGAGATATCAACGATCACAGCAGTGAGATCTACAAGAAGAAAAAAGACAGTCGTATGTATCACCTACTAGAAGCTGTAGGTACTGAGCCTAACGTGATGTACCAAGTGAAGGTGAGAAACACTAAAGAATCGTAA
- the infB gene encoding translation initiation factor IF-2: MAEVKTMRLSKVLREFNISLDRAVDFLKENGFEVEARPTTKITGEEYQILFDEFQTDKSKKVASKEVGEEKRKEKEELRLARERELEEKQQRETSKVIKAKAQLDGPKAVGKIDLEPKKETPAPEPEPQPEPVKEEPKPKAEKKEAPKAKAKEEPKPKAEEKEAETAKPDKVKTQYKKLDGPNFTGQKIDLDKFKKPERKKKDEDKDAKKGPGSKEKRGKRRRISKEPSGGRDNRRGGNRRSPVIKEEPSEEEVQRQVRETLEKLQGKSSKGKGAKYRREKRDSHREKTEKELAAAEAESKTLRVTEFVTVSEVATMMDVSVTQIISACMSLGMMVTMNQRLDAETLSIVAEEFGFEVEFVTADIEEAIQEVEDAPEDLKSRAPIVTVMGHVDHGKTSLLDYIRDANVIAGESGGITQHIGAYGVTLESGQKITFLDTPGHEAFTAMRARGTQVTDLVIIVIAADDDIMPQTKEAISHAQAAGVPIVFAINKVDKPTANPDKIKEGLAQMNLLVEDWGGKIQSHDISAKTGQGVNELLEKVLLEAELLELKANPNKPAVGSVIEAFLDKGRGYVSTILVQAGTLQIGDYVLAGQHSGKVKAMQDERGKPVKKAGPATPVSILGLDGAPQAGDKFNVFEDEREAKSIAAKRTQLQREQSVRTQRHITLDEIGRRIALGDFKELNIILKGDVDGSVEALTDSFQKLSTEEIQVNILHKGVGAITESDVLLASASDAIIIGFNVRPMGNARQVADKEEIDIRTYSIIYDAINDLKDAMEGMLSPEMKEEITGTAEIRETFKISKIGTIAGCMVTNGKIYRNSGVRLIREGVVIFTGELASLKRFKDDVKEVSKGYDCGMQVKNYNDIKEGDIIEAFQEVAVKKKL, from the coding sequence ATGGCTGAAGTAAAAACAATGAGGCTAAGTAAAGTATTGCGGGAATTTAATATCTCGCTCGATCGTGCCGTTGACTTTTTAAAGGAAAACGGATTCGAGGTAGAGGCGCGCCCTACTACTAAGATCACGGGAGAGGAGTATCAAATTCTGTTTGATGAATTTCAAACGGACAAGAGCAAGAAAGTAGCCTCAAAAGAAGTTGGTGAAGAAAAGCGCAAGGAGAAAGAAGAACTCCGATTGGCTCGTGAACGCGAACTGGAAGAAAAGCAACAACGCGAAACTTCCAAAGTGATCAAGGCCAAAGCGCAGCTCGATGGGCCAAAGGCAGTAGGTAAGATAGACCTAGAGCCTAAAAAGGAAACTCCTGCCCCCGAGCCTGAGCCACAGCCAGAACCGGTTAAAGAAGAGCCTAAACCTAAAGCTGAGAAAAAGGAAGCTCCGAAGGCGAAAGCCAAAGAAGAGCCAAAACCTAAAGCTGAGGAGAAAGAGGCAGAGACTGCAAAACCGGACAAGGTAAAAACCCAGTATAAAAAACTGGATGGTCCTAACTTCACAGGACAAAAGATCGATCTGGATAAATTCAAAAAACCAGAACGCAAGAAAAAAGACGAAGATAAAGACGCCAAGAAGGGTCCAGGTTCTAAGGAAAAACGCGGTAAGCGTCGCAGAATTAGCAAGGAACCATCTGGAGGTCGTGATAACAGACGCGGAGGAAACAGACGTTCACCTGTAATTAAGGAGGAGCCGTCTGAAGAAGAAGTGCAAAGACAAGTGCGCGAAACTCTTGAAAAGCTTCAAGGGAAGAGCAGCAAAGGTAAAGGTGCCAAATACCGTCGTGAAAAGCGAGACTCTCACCGTGAAAAGACGGAGAAGGAATTGGCAGCAGCAGAAGCAGAAAGCAAAACACTGCGCGTAACAGAGTTTGTTACCGTAAGTGAGGTTGCTACCATGATGGATGTATCTGTAACTCAGATCATCTCTGCCTGTATGTCTTTGGGTATGATGGTAACTATGAACCAGCGTCTGGATGCAGAAACTCTATCGATCGTTGCCGAGGAGTTCGGTTTCGAAGTGGAATTTGTCACTGCGGATATCGAAGAGGCAATTCAAGAAGTAGAAGACGCACCAGAAGACTTGAAGTCTCGTGCACCTATCGTGACCGTAATGGGTCACGTTGACCACGGTAAAACCTCGCTTCTGGATTATATTCGAGATGCTAATGTGATCGCCGGAGAATCCGGAGGAATCACCCAGCACATCGGAGCTTACGGGGTAACCTTAGAGAGCGGTCAAAAGATCACTTTCTTAGATACTCCAGGTCACGAGGCCTTTACCGCAATGCGTGCTAGAGGTACACAAGTGACTGACTTAGTGATCATTGTGATTGCTGCGGACGACGATATCATGCCGCAAACCAAAGAAGCGATCTCTCACGCGCAAGCGGCGGGAGTACCTATAGTATTTGCCATTAACAAGGTAGATAAACCAACGGCCAACCCAGACAAGATCAAAGAAGGTCTTGCGCAGATGAACCTCTTGGTAGAGGATTGGGGTGGAAAGATCCAGTCTCATGACATTTCGGCCAAAACAGGTCAAGGAGTGAACGAGCTCTTGGAGAAGGTATTGCTAGAGGCCGAGCTACTCGAACTCAAAGCAAACCCGAACAAACCAGCTGTTGGTAGTGTTATCGAAGCCTTCTTGGACAAGGGTAGAGGGTATGTTTCTACTATTTTGGTTCAAGCGGGAACACTACAAATAGGAGATTATGTACTTGCTGGACAACATTCCGGTAAGGTCAAAGCCATGCAAGATGAGCGCGGGAAACCAGTTAAGAAGGCTGGTCCTGCAACTCCAGTGTCTATTTTAGGACTGGATGGAGCACCTCAAGCTGGTGATAAATTCAATGTCTTTGAAGACGAGCGTGAAGCCAAATCTATTGCGGCCAAGCGTACTCAATTGCAGCGCGAGCAGTCTGTTAGAACACAGCGTCACATTACGCTTGATGAGATCGGACGTCGTATTGCGCTTGGAGACTTTAAGGAGCTTAACATCATTCTTAAAGGGGATGTGGATGGTTCTGTGGAAGCTTTGACGGATTCGTTCCAGAAGCTTTCTACAGAAGAGATCCAAGTGAACATCTTGCACAAAGGTGTAGGTGCGATCACCGAAAGCGATGTGCTTTTAGCCTCTGCATCTGATGCGATCATCATTGGATTTAATGTACGTCCTATGGGTAATGCCCGTCAGGTGGCCGATAAGGAAGAGATCGATATCAGAACATACTCGATCATCTACGACGCTATCAACGATCTGAAAGATGCAATGGAAGGTATGCTTTCTCCAGAAATGAAGGAAGAGATCACTGGAACTGCCGAGATCCGCGAGACTTTCAAGATCTCGAAGATCGGTACCATTGCTGGATGTATGGTTACCAACGGAAAGATTTACAGAAACTCTGGCGTGCGACTTATTCGCGAAGGAGTGGTGATCTTTACCGGAGAGTTGGCCTCGTTGAAACGTTTTAAAGACGACGTAAAAGAAGTTTCTAAAGGATATGACTGCGGTATGCAGGTCAAGAATTACAACGACATCAAAGAAGGTGATATCATTGAAGCCTTCCAAGAAGTTGCTGTTAAAAAGAAGCTTTAA